In Candidatus Margulisiibacteriota bacterium, a single window of DNA contains:
- a CDS encoding DUF5674 family protein, with amino-acid sequence MKIVRDRLQLDELRIMMERSGFGMVKAVVDINKKLLAVDADLHSDLEGALIREGSSQYDLWGINLYPDAKAEDLIEYDSMINIRPVQGNRSREVEDALTRKKIAEVVGSLISG; translated from the coding sequence ATGAAAATAGTAAGAGACAGGCTTCAGCTTGATGAGTTGCGGATAATGATGGAAAGGTCCGGGTTTGGCATGGTAAAAGCGGTCGTGGACATAAACAAGAAACTGCTTGCAGTTGACGCGGACCTGCACAGCGATCTTGAAGGTGCGCTTATAAGGGAAGGCTCGAGCCAGTATGACCTTTGGGGTATCAATCTTTATCCGGACGCCAAAGCGGAGGATCTTATTGAATATGATTCAATGATAAACATCAGGCCGGTCCAGGGCAACAGATCAAGAGAGGTTGAAGACGCTTTAACGCGCAAAAAGATCGCTGAGGTCGTCGGATCGCTGATATCCGGATGA